A window of the Roseburia sp. 831b genome harbors these coding sequences:
- a CDS encoding PrgI family protein, with product MVIEINKDIDRYQESVAMGLTAKQLLFSAASVVVGGGLVLLLYKYIGLTGAAYVAIPCVAPIALGGFYSYNGMSFYEYMGRKFHYMFGNKALTYVSTEGEPAIKAYEFEMNSTGKKKKGKADADTKASDQTKNKEEFEAMKKKTRNILFGMIAAVVAAVAGIAIFKATR from the coding sequence TTGGTAATTGAAATCAATAAGGACATTGACCGTTATCAGGAGTCGGTGGCAATGGGACTTACCGCAAAGCAGCTGTTGTTCTCGGCAGCAAGTGTGGTAGTTGGCGGAGGGCTTGTTCTTCTGCTTTATAAGTATATCGGACTTACGGGAGCAGCCTATGTGGCAATACCCTGTGTGGCACCCATTGCACTAGGCGGTTTTTATTCCTATAACGGCATGAGCTTTTATGAGTATATGGGAAGGAAGTTTCACTATATGTTTGGCAATAAGGCATTGACCTATGTATCAACGGAAGGGGAGCCGGCAATTAAAGCGTATGAGTTTGAAATGAACAGTACGGGTAAGAAGAAAAAGGGCAAAGCGGATGCTGATACAAAAGCTTCTGACCAGACTAAGAATAAGGAGGAATTTGAGGCTATGAAGAAAAAGACGAGAAACATTCTGTTTGGAATGATTGCAGCAGTAGTTGCAGCGGTGGCAGGAATTGCCATCTTTAAGGCAACAAGATAG
- a CDS encoding DUF4313 domain-containing protein, whose protein sequence is MEKTLEFESYLTHMPFPVKLEINSYLNNQNLYIGLTDVSEMGPEPYGDITVNLGKVPAYCGYVDMNNMPELEEFIKDNDLGEFTGLTKRSGFCEYPLYLFNVDKLRELCPDGMQAYETLIGRVKDEKVKEKAR, encoded by the coding sequence ATGGAAAAGACACTGGAATTTGAATCCTATCTGACCCATATGCCGTTTCCGGTTAAGCTTGAGATAAACAGTTATCTGAATAACCAGAATCTCTATATCGGACTTACCGATGTATCGGAAATGGGTCCGGAACCATATGGGGACATTACGGTGAATCTGGGAAAAGTGCCGGCTTACTGTGGTTATGTGGATATGAATAACATGCCGGAACTGGAAGAGTTTATCAAGGACAATGATTTAGGGGAGTTTACGGGACTGACAAAAAGAAGCGGCTTTTGTGAATATCCACTTTATCTGTTCAATGTGGATAAGCTTAGGGAACTTTGCCCGGACGGGATGCAGGCATATGAAACACTGATTGGCAGAGTAAAGGATGAAAAAGTAAAGGAGAAGGCGAGGTGA
- a CDS encoding electron transporter RnfA, which yields MNGGSKMKGLRGMKKKLVPALCGVGMMMSQLTTTCFAASTGTSAVTQPLENLKTLVIAVIGAVGVIILAKNVMEFAQAYQQQDSSTMNSALKGIVAGVMMAGISTVLTFLGF from the coding sequence ATGAATGGAGGTAGCAAGATGAAGGGATTAAGAGGAATGAAGAAGAAATTAGTACCAGCTTTATGCGGTGTGGGAATGATGATGTCCCAGCTGACAACCACCTGCTTTGCGGCATCAACCGGTACTTCTGCGGTAACACAGCCTTTGGAAAACCTTAAGACACTGGTTATTGCGGTAATCGGTGCCGTGGGTGTCATTATCCTTGCAAAGAATGTCATGGAGTTTGCACAGGCATACCAGCAGCAGGATTCATCCACCATGAACTCTGCCCTTAAGGGTATTGTGGCAGGTGTTATGATGGCAGGTATTTCCACTGTACTTACTTTCTTAGGTTTCTAA
- a CDS encoding type II toxin-antitoxin system RelE/ParE family toxin: MAYRLIITERTEELLEQLVNYILYKFRNEQAARHLLDGIEQLYDRLEDNPYQFADCRDSFLKSKGYKEAVVKDMDYILIFRIEGNVVYVLGIFHQLENYKDKL; this comes from the coding sequence ATGGCTTATAGACTTATTATTACTGAAAGGACAGAAGAATTACTTGAACAACTGGTAAATTATATTCTGTATAAATTCAGGAATGAACAGGCAGCGAGACATTTGCTGGACGGTATTGAACAGTTGTATGACCGTTTGGAGGATAATCCGTATCAATTTGCAGATTGCAGAGATTCGTTTCTCAAGAGTAAAGGGTATAAAGAAGCTGTAGTAAAGGACATGGACTATATTCTGATTTTTCGAATTGAGGGTAATGTCGTCTATGTACTTGGGATATTTCATCAGTTAGAAAATTACAAAGATAAATTATAA
- a CDS encoding type II toxin-antitoxin system Phd/YefM family antitoxin, giving the protein MPQIIPIKDLKNTSEISEMCHKAEEPIYITKNGYGDMVIMSMENYEKTMRRLNVYRELEISEQQITEGRTKDARSSLGSMREKYGL; this is encoded by the coding sequence ATGCCACAGATTATTCCAATTAAAGACTTAAAAAATACCTCGGAAATTTCAGAAATGTGTCACAAAGCGGAAGAACCAATTTATATAACCAAAAACGGATATGGAGATATGGTTATCATGAGCATGGAGAACTACGAAAAGACGATGCGTAGACTTAATGTTTATAGAGAGCTTGAGATATCTGAACAGCAAATTACAGAAGGAAGAACAAAAGATGCAAGAAGTTCTTTAGGTTCTATGAGGGAAAAATATGGCTTATAG
- a CDS encoding VirD4-like conjugal transfer protein, CD1115 family produces the protein MQTSKKKPSMVFLLLGAVLAGYLGYLIGGAWEQGINLMDFMERFSKVCEAPFANYYNENTIKMIAIVVVVYAMAVVMYYTSQRNYMPGKEFGTAKLESPAKVNKILMDKDENFNRILSQNVKMSLDFRRLKLNGNILICGGSGAGKTFYEVKPNLMQMPHNCSFICTDPKGEILRSCGEMLKNNGYNVKVINLLEMDKSDCYNPFSYIREETDVVKLITNLISNTTPKGATPSDPFWEKAEGLFLQAIFYYVWLEEKPGKRNFETVLKLLGEAEVTEQGKPSRLDVRMKFLEENSPLGANHPAVKQYNKCMRGAGDTVRSIIISANSRLAFLENKQVLRLLSKDELNLADIGIGVNGDGETKTALFCVIPDSDKSYNFIIGMLYTQIFQELYYQADFNCGGRLPIHVTFMLDEFANIALPDDYCSLLSTMRSREISSIIIIQNFAQLKALFKDTWETIPGNCDTFIYLGGNEQSTHKYVSELLGKGTIDKKSSGETKGRQGSSSRNYDVLGREIFTPDEVRKLDNRKCIIFIRGFDPILDNKYVPFNHPMFNQTADGKGKPYEHQVAKESNLIGPPFEILSKKAVEHYEKLQKKGENIYIDNLSYDEFMLLGDLELSRRFSELEEESEKEKLNRSQNNELEYSQEPAEEVGTVNTDKKRKEPDWEDTLTNRMLHWDYSEEQKEELRKAIAKKITKDVIMQYFYPDVSVETMKEKFVTNS, from the coding sequence ATGCAGACAAGTAAAAAGAAACCGTCCATGGTGTTTTTATTACTTGGTGCAGTTCTTGCCGGGTATCTTGGATATCTGATAGGCGGGGCATGGGAGCAGGGAATCAACCTGATGGACTTTATGGAGAGGTTCAGTAAGGTGTGTGAAGCTCCCTTTGCCAATTATTACAATGAGAATACGATTAAGATGATAGCCATAGTTGTAGTAGTCTACGCTATGGCTGTTGTTATGTATTACACCAGTCAGAGAAACTATATGCCCGGCAAGGAATTTGGTACAGCCAAGTTAGAATCACCGGCAAAGGTAAACAAGATTCTGATGGATAAGGATGAGAATTTCAACCGAATCCTGAGTCAGAATGTGAAGATGTCCCTTGATTTCAGAAGGCTGAAGCTTAACGGAAACATTTTAATCTGTGGTGGTTCCGGTGCAGGAAAGACTTTCTATGAGGTAAAGCCGAACCTGATGCAGATGCCCCATAACTGTTCTTTTATATGTACTGACCCGAAGGGAGAAATCCTAAGAAGCTGCGGGGAGATGTTAAAGAACAATGGCTACAATGTGAAGGTTATCAACCTCTTGGAAATGGATAAGTCAGACTGCTATAATCCGTTTTCTTATATTAGGGAAGAAACGGATGTGGTAAAGCTGATTACCAACCTTATCAGTAATACCACACCAAAGGGTGCAACTCCTTCGGACCCGTTCTGGGAGAAGGCGGAGGGGCTGTTCTTACAGGCAATCTTTTATTATGTGTGGCTGGAGGAAAAGCCGGGAAAGAGAAACTTTGAAACCGTATTAAAGCTTCTTGGAGAGGCAGAAGTTACGGAGCAGGGGAAACCATCAAGGCTTGATGTGCGAATGAAGTTTCTGGAAGAAAATTCGCCACTTGGAGCAAATCATCCGGCAGTAAAGCAGTACAACAAGTGTATGCGTGGTGCAGGAGATACAGTCCGTTCCATTATTATCAGTGCCAACTCAAGACTTGCCTTTCTGGAAAATAAGCAGGTGTTAAGGCTTTTATCCAAGGATGAGTTAAATCTTGCGGATATCGGTATCGGTGTAAACGGAGATGGGGAAACCAAGACCGCACTGTTTTGTGTCATTCCTGACAGTGATAAGTCCTACAACTTTATTATCGGTATGTTATACACACAGATATTTCAGGAGCTGTATTATCAGGCAGACTTTAACTGTGGCGGCAGACTCCCGATTCATGTGACTTTTATGTTAGACGAGTTCGCGAATATTGCATTGCCGGATGACTACTGTTCATTACTGTCCACCATGCGAAGCAGGGAGATTTCAAGCATTATCATCATTCAGAACTTTGCCCAGTTAAAGGCACTGTTTAAGGATACATGGGAGACAATTCCCGGCAACTGCGATACCTTCATTTATCTTGGAGGTAACGAGCAGAGTACCCACAAATATGTGTCAGAACTTCTGGGAAAAGGAACGATTGATAAGAAGTCAAGCGGAGAAACCAAGGGCAGACAGGGCAGTTCCTCAAGGAATTATGATGTGCTTGGTCGTGAGATATTCACGCCGGATGAGGTCAGAAAGCTGGATAACAGGAAATGTATTATCTTTATCCGTGGCTTTGACCCGATCCTCGATAACAAGTATGTTCCGTTTAATCATCCGATGTTTAACCAGACCGCAGACGGTAAGGGAAAGCCTTATGAACATCAGGTTGCAAAGGAAAGTAATCTGATCGGTCCGCCTTTTGAGATTCTGTCAAAGAAGGCTGTGGAGCATTACGAGAAGCTTCAGAAGAAGGGGGAGAACATCTATATAGACAATCTTTCCTATGATGAGTTTATGCTGCTTGGAGATTTGGAATTAAGCAGGAGGTTTTCTGAGCTTGAGGAGGAAAGTGAGAAGGAGAAGTTAAACCGTTCGCAGAATAATGAGCTGGAGTATTCGCAGGAGCCGGCAGAGGAAGTTGGGACCGTCAATACGGATAAGAAAAGAAAAGAGCCTGATTGGGAAGATACTCTCACAAATCGAATGCTTCACTGGGATTATTCGGAGGAGCAGAAGGAAGAATTGCGTAAGGCAATTGCAAAAAAGATAACAAAGGATGTTATTATGCAGTATTTTTATCCGGATGTGAGTGTGGAAACGATGAAGGAAAAATTTGTCACAAATAGCTGA
- a CDS encoding PcfB family protein yields MAEEIQEAVQIIRVAYDGIEIAMKVGSGGIGAMQKAIDFLKGMLDYEKSLGKTSMRKLLMKGGDLQVLQFETKDMKKVEKMAKKYGILYSVLPDVNKKDGLSEVIFHTEAVPRVNMMIQKLSFGRIATFDDYLKNGDEKQLGKLMDFLKSQKMGNEKVHTAEGARASAAMDGLIEKVGLFAMEKQSISVDAVKENFSIDSTQAETVLKQLETIGVLGEKNKAGEHKVIMDRDAFINRIRGYQNLAERMMAVSASKNTNLSDVTISKTLIVKENDHAVKTRVPGTWGENARYVWINKENIMDIHSGKTMLTFIDSSKDYKLYDEENRVVETKRGDELYRHYDKVEASVRERYEKTQAKTETRTKTAHTKTTSATAKKR; encoded by the coding sequence ATGGCAGAAGAGATTCAGGAAGCGGTGCAGATTATCCGTGTCGCATATGATGGGATTGAGATTGCAATGAAAGTAGGCAGTGGCGGTATCGGTGCCATGCAGAAGGCAATCGACTTTCTAAAAGGAATGCTTGATTATGAAAAGTCACTTGGTAAGACTTCCATGAGAAAGCTTCTTATGAAAGGCGGGGATTTGCAGGTATTGCAGTTTGAAACCAAGGATATGAAGAAAGTGGAGAAGATGGCGAAAAAGTACGGTATTCTCTATTCGGTGCTGCCGGATGTGAATAAGAAAGACGGACTGAGTGAGGTCATCTTTCATACAGAGGCTGTGCCAAGAGTGAATATGATGATTCAGAAGTTAAGCTTTGGTCGTATTGCCACATTTGATGACTATTTGAAAAACGGGGATGAAAAGCAGCTTGGAAAGCTGATGGATTTCCTGAAGAGCCAGAAGATGGGAAACGAGAAAGTCCACACTGCGGAAGGGGCGAGAGCCAGTGCGGCAATGGACGGACTGATTGAAAAGGTTGGTCTGTTTGCAATGGAGAAGCAGAGTATCAGTGTGGACGCAGTAAAGGAAAACTTCAGCATTGACAGTACACAGGCAGAAACGGTGTTAAAGCAGCTTGAGACAATCGGTGTGCTTGGTGAGAAGAATAAAGCAGGAGAGCATAAGGTAATTATGGACAGGGATGCTTTTATCAACCGTATCAGGGGTTATCAGAACCTTGCAGAACGAATGATGGCAGTGTCCGCATCCAAGAATACCAATCTTTCGGATGTTACCATCAGCAAGACCCTGATTGTGAAAGAGAATGATCATGCAGTCAAGACAAGGGTTCCAGGAACCTGGGGAGAGAATGCAAGATATGTATGGATTAACAAAGAGAATATCATGGATATTCACAGTGGAAAGACCATGCTTACCTTCATCGACAGCAGTAAGGATTACAAGCTGTATGATGAGGAAAACCGTGTGGTAGAAACAAAGCGTGGGGATGAGCTTTACAGGCATTATGACAAGGTGGAAGCTTCCGTGCGTGAAAGATATGAAAAAACGCAGGCAAAGACAGAAACCAGAACAAAGACAGCCCATACCAAAACCACATCTGCCACAGCAAAGAAGAGGTAG